One Hylaeus volcanicus isolate JK05 chromosome 8, UHH_iyHylVolc1.0_haploid, whole genome shotgun sequence genomic window, CATAGTTTCAAGAAGTACAAAATACCAAGGTGTACAGTATacttactttattaaatttgactACATAATGACACAAACTGACACTCCCTGGTCGATCATATGCTTTTATGATGTCTTCAcgtatttgattaaaatctaCATTTATAAAAGTACCAAGATCATTATGCatttgtgtataatttttggGGCATTCTAGATTTTCCAGCCAATTATCGATAGATGGATTTGGACAATAACATTCTTCTTCATAAACAGGGCCTaagtatttacattaaatttcatgttattaaataagaaGTAAATATTAAGTGTTTCTAACAAGTTCATTAGATTTAGTACCTTTTGATTCTAGCAATAAAACAGGAGAATTATGTTGCTTTATCTTAATTTCCAactttaaattgaaacaagtattatgtaatttgtatCTAACAATAAAACTCCCATCCTTGCAATCCAAAATTTGCGTCCATACATGGCACATTTGTCCTGTTGAAGTTTGGCCTTGTACATGAGCAGTAATTATATCTTTCCCAGGTGATTCTgttaaacttaaaaatatttgaagcaactgttcaataaaaataaaataaacaaaataattctggTTACTTAATAttgatacattatttaaaaacatactttttccCTTGTAAATCGATAAGttgtaagaaaatatatcTGGCTCTCATTGTTATTTTATCTGGCTTCAATCCTGGACCccaaattattgtttttgacAGATCTATATCAACATTTTGTCCTTCTTGACAAACAagcaataataaaaacgatataaatatCATCTTTGCCGACATATCGATCGCAATTGTTTGGAACGTAATTAGATACACGAAACGTCTTTGTTGTATACAATTCTTTCAAGCACGTGATATTTACTTATGCTTATActaagaattataaaaaattcgatgaTTCAACTGTTACTCTTTCTTGAGTTATCATACGACAAAAATTTTCTGTCATCTTAAACAAGTTTATTCCATTACACAAAACGTgtactttcaaataaattaaattcagctATTTGATAACCgcattctaaaaatataaaaaaaccaaCGACTGGGAGGAACCACCTTGAAGTTGAGTAGAATCGCAACAAcgtattcaattataattttattcatacaaaaattctgTACAAAAGATTCCTTAGAAAGTAgctaaaaattataaactattgtaagcaaataaatgtattttaaaagaataaatgtaGTTTGAAAACTTGTAATTCGATTGTTTATTATCTtcctgaaaataatatatgcattgtatgtatttattattttaaatacaattaaataataagtatagaaaataataaaatgggTAGCACATGTGTGATTATGCCAAATTTATCGTAGTACATGGAGGcataatagtttaatttacatataagTACAAACTTGCGATTCATGGACACGAAAacggtatcgccatctcgcggtcagaaggccgaactaattttcgaaatatatgTCATATATATGACACTTATTACCCCTTAATATCTCATTTTCCTTATaattaacttgataaaaaattaaacaatgagtgtagaaaagaacaaaatgGTTAGCCCACGTGTAAttacgatataaataatttttaaaaatatttaatattcgttttAGTAACCAGTACGAGTGGCGtcatcggtggcaaaacgcccaagtttgtcgagaaatagttCCAGTTtctcaccgctagatggcgctacCAATGTCTAAATACCGACATTacagtatatttaaataaattgttatattaaattaaataataacaatttaactATACTACTAGCATAACAGAGCTTTAAAGcaagtttaattttttctttaagtagTGACGCCATCTAGCTGTGAGAAAAGGGaactatttctcgacaaacttggacgttttgccaccgatgaCGCCACTCGTACTGGTTACTaaaacgaatattaaatatttttaaaaattatttatatcgtaaTTACACGTGGGCTAACcattttgttcttttctacactcattgtttaattttttatcaagttaattATAAGGAAAATGAGATATTAAGGGGTAATAAGTGTCATATATATGAcatatatttcgaaaattagttcggccttctgaccgcgagatggcgataccgtTTTCGTGTCCATGAATCGCAAATTTGTActtatatgtaaattaaactattatgCCTCCATGTACTACGATAAATTTGGCATAATCACACATGCGCTAcccattttattattttctatacttattatttacataaggTGCCTAAATTGTTTGTAGAAAGTCTATGaacaatcgaataaatgtGAGCAGTCTGATAGGTACCATCTGTATGTcagtacatatatgtatagaagTATAACTGATGTATAGTACGAAGGAGAATGGGCACAGGGTGTTTACGACATTCCCTCGCATTCCCTCGCATTCCCCTATATTCATCCAAATCACCTAGCGTACatgaagaattaaaatgtCTATTTATCTAACATTTCGATACATAATTCTCACGATCGAtgtagaaaatgtatatttcgcCTAACCGAAACACctaaaatttcaacgatactTGATCCTTTATATTCGGTTGatacattttcgaataataactATAATAAGATATCTCTAAACACAATTGAATGTAATCTGTCAGCGATATCAGATGATCACTGCCACGCAGTCGCAGCTGTAGTACTGCATAGGCGTAAAACGACAAGTTTGTAGTTGTAAATGTAGAGCGAGTTTACAGCTGTACGTGCGCCTTTGAAAACAGTGGTCCCTTTAAagtgaaacaataaaattcggtcgagatgaaataatttccgatcgttttataaagaaatctcTTGGGTAATGACGACAATGCATTTCATTGTATTACGCCATGTTCGCTGATGTGCAAGAAGCGAACTAGATGTGAATGTATTGTAAAGTGCATGCAAGATGTCTGTGTTATCAATTCTTCGTACATTCGCACCGAAACACATGTCTCCATGATTAATCAAAGCAgcacgatatttattttacacgtgTCAACCTCAACACGATAAATAAATCGGGAACATTGTGGAAAAACGATATACCAGCGAGAGGTACATATAGGTAAATAGTTGTTCCTTAAACAACcgcttttattttgaattttatggtAAAGTTTTGCCGACGAACAATACACGAACTATCGGAACTTAAACATTCGGAACCCACGGTGCGTTgtcaattaattgataaacatgtataaattCAAGCCGTTTGtgtttataaaacacaaatcGAACAGCGTCGAACGTCCAAAGCCCAGGAGTGGGCATAGAATAGTTTGcgatcataaatatttatattcttacgGCGGGTTCAATCCGTGTATCTCCGATGATGATCCTGACATGCAAAACGATCAAACATGGATTTCTAGTAAACCGCTTTTCAAAGAAGTATGGAAGTTCAATCTTGTTAGTCAACAATGGTGGCGTTTTCCAAGACAACATAATATGCCTAATGAACTAGCATCTAATGCAGTGATTTTAAGTGGTAATACCTTAATGGTATATGGTGGGACCGGTGTACCATTCGGAGATAGATGTAGTAACCGCCTTTATTTGTGCAATCTTGAGAATGGTACAATGCACATAGTTCCAGCAAAGGGATATTTGCCGGATCCTCATTATGGACAGGCTATAATATTGCGTGGATGGTATTTGTATACCGTCGGTGGTACTACAGGTTACGAGTATACCTGTGACATCCATAGATTCGACTTCAGGACTGGTGTTTGGGAAAAAGTTTACATATGCTCTGGAAGAGATCAAAATGAGCCAGCAGGACGATACAGGCACGAATTAGCATTTGACGGAAAACTTATTTATGTTTTGGGAGGAGGAACAGCTTCTGAATCGTTTGGTTTCCTggtatgtaaaataatataattggaTAAATCGTTCTTTTATTCGTACTATTAGaatatgttaattattatcttaaatttatgtttaggaAATTCCTGCCTTTGACTTAGAAATGAACAAGtggataatattaaatacatatggTGATAATGAAGATAACACAGTACCAAAACCTAGACGTTGTCATGGTTCTGTGCAATATACAGATGAAAACACAGGCGTTACGTCTGTAGTAATCTCTGGAGGATATAATGAAGATCATATTTTCTCTGATGTTTGGAAATTAGATCTGAAACATCTACAATGGACATGTTTGAGACAGTGTAAATTACCATGccctgtatattttcattcggcTGCCCTTACTCCAGAAGGACGCATGTATACATTTGGCGGTATAGTGAAAATACATAATAGGGTTATTATAACTTTCTtaatgttttactttttttttttaaatatacagttcCTCTATAACTAATCAAGAACATTCTATTACAGGTTGTAAGGACAGATGCGGTTCATTCTGTTTGGTTAAAAATACCTAAATTATCAGAGGTATGTTGGCAAgcattaattcattattttccacACTTATGCCGCAAATCACCAGATCAGTTACTTCTTATAGGTATACCTTTAAAGTTTGTGCAAAGAATCGATtcttatgatttttaatatttaacaaatactcAGAGCATTGTAACTTCAATCATTGTTACCGGTTATTTAttgtatgaatattataattgttgaACATTATTGCCATAACTTATTTaccatatttttatgaaaagtataGTGCAATTAATATGAAAGATTTGATCGATAAATCGATTGCTTCGAACTTACTTGTATTACGATCGGTAATACAGCAAGTCGTATACAATATTTGCAATCTTTTCAGATTTGTaatagtttgaaaaaataacaacTAAAAACATACatgagaaaatttatttgatttgttTTCTGCCGGTTTAGATCAGTTTGGATTACTCGAATTTACACTTCatatacaattatgtataaaGATTTACATCAAAAccgtttgtttttatattaatattttctagtGAAAAAGTAGGGTGACATAGTTATGAAAACTGTATTGcatgttacataaaattaatggCAAATATGCTCATCAATTTATGTTATGTGTTGCATAATACTTATAACAATTATGATTATAATAGCGCGCATACATTTTCGACATACCGAAAAAATCATGTATATcttgttaaagaaaaagtgCAAGCTGTATCTTCTTTATACacacttaaaaattttctctACTAAATTTACTCTATCcttgtacatatatagatGTAAATAAGCAATAACGAACtggtataaaacaaaattagtcGCGCACTAAAGTACAGTATATATGTACCCTAGAGTACGAAAGGAAACTAAAGATGTGTCAAACAGACATCGAAAATTACTGATTTATTTGGGCTATAACGTATAACATTCGTTACGTTCATCTATTGAGGATCGAATTTGCgaatcgtaaaaatattatgtttaaagTTATTCGTGTGTGTGTCTTTCTTTCTGTAACTGCAAAGTAATAAATCGAacggttctttttttctttgtaattacAACTGGTTACAATTATATGCAGCTTATTATTACagataaatatgaattagagagtacaaaaatacaaatcaGTCACGAAGATTCCTAAATctaattcttataaaaaatacatatttaacattatccgccacaataattttgttcgctaaaatatgaataagtttgtaaaaattttacgtTCAGGGAAAGTGATTAGCAGAAAGTGctcgattgaaataaaagcCTTTTTACGACGATATTGTTGATAAGGATATTAATTACTTAACGTCTCTTTATTACCTATAGCATATTgcacattatttttgtaataaatgcaAACTGGCTTGCAActgtaaataagaaattagCAACAATCGGTAATATCATAAAACGTTAGTTCAATTAATAGCGATATTGCAAGCCAAGTCTGGACGTTACAAGTTTCCGCTGCGTTCAGTCTATCGTACTGattcttgtaaatatttcaaaaatactaaatagtaaacaaaaaaaatttcagtcTTTCAAAAGGATATCGATGATATGTCATTGGATACCTGAAACGAAAAACGGTAAATTTGAGTTGAGAAAAGGAATTCAGTTTctgtaaaaaaacaaaacaaaaaaaacaaaataaaacaagaaggttgattaaacaaagaaaaataagtataacgatattgcttttctttttggtacaaaaatattgtaacatcgTAGATGATAGAATGTTGCCTTTCTCTGCAGTTGCAGTTTCTCTGAAGCAAAACTTCATATCAAACAAAGTAAGTTGCGTACCAATTTCGGAGTACAAAATAGcttaaatattactttgttAAGTACGCTATTGcagaatacaattaattattattagtaggCACGGACGTTATTAAAAGGGAACTCGGGGATCAAgtacagagaaaaaaaaatcagctaAATAACGCGTGAACTGCGAGAAACACAAAAGAACTTTTGCCTTAAAATTAGgtaaattgttattatgtaTTCACGTTTCCAAGCGATAGCACGTACAACAATTCTTATTACCGGTTTACGAACGAACGTGTCcgtatataaacaaaatcacGCGTATTACACTTAAGTAGATATAAAGATTATTTCACTTCTCATTGTTCTATTCTCGGTGCTATTTACTACATAAGAAAACATGCCGTAGGTATGCATtagcgaaattaaaattgtaaataggAACACGAACACAGTTCAGCTGATACCTTAAATcctgtttatttcttttctcgtacCCTTTAATATGGATATTAATTGCGCTATGATAACGATAGCTTGATGTGCCGAACATGATAGCAATTTGTACGATCGATTGTTTATTTGGTAGGGAACGCTTCACTTTTTTAGTTTCGGAATTGTGTATGCGAACTATACAAAGTGGAATAAGTGCTCATATTTCTGCGAAAATTACGTTTAAACAGtaaaaatcaacgaaataACACAAGCAATCCTCTATTGCATATTATACTTAATTAGGTACCCAAGGAAGAATTAGTACAGTAGTTTCGTATAGAGACATAATTTGTGAATGTATAGATAAgcgaagaataatttcttttactaaagatgaaataaaatgtatgcaACAGAGGATTGGCAGTAAATATATCGTTGTACATTCATTGAACTTATCAAAGAGTAAAGGTTCTCAAGCAGCTGTGCAAAGActacattgaaatttaaattggcACCATTAACGAAGCAAttaagatttcattttgacGGTCTGGATGTTAATTTCCACTTGTTGCCTCTGTCGCATTTATAATAGCGTTGAAAGTATTTTCTAGGGTGGGCGCGCGATGCGATTGTTTGTTGTTTCATGTCCATTTAACGCGTCCAAGTACGTACGCAATTATCTTGAAAAGTCAATGATAGAAAACTTAGATTTCAATGCCACGTCTGCTCATTAAATATTGGCTAGAGATTCCGAAATGTTTTGTTTGCTTAGCACGATTCGAATCTCATTCAAATTCCCATACCTGAAAAACCCagtaaaggaaaaattaagaaaaaaaaaaaaaaagaaatcgaatacGTAAGACTAagcatattattatatattaacaaataaatatgtatgtaagaCTAAATATTGCGAGTAGACTGATTATGAATGTAAATTGATGTTTGTACCTTTTTGTCGtattcgaacgaaagaaaattatgcgatgaaaattctatgaaaaataaattgtatgtttTACAGGAAAACcgtttattgttttaataaactgATGTTTTACGTGAACGAGTCACATAGAGCAAAAATTgtacgtttaattttgttgcgaaaagaaatcgaaacgttttattgtatttatataccGTTGTACGAACGAAGGAAAGATAAAATTCTCCTACACGAActgcatttacattttctttctattttcgttAACCCGTTCACTGCCAACAAAAGAGCGTTTTGCTTTGGGCGCCAAGACAATACAATTGTATAATTCATTacgttgataataaaaagtgacaataaatttgtcgttcttaaaaagaatattatccTTTCTAATAATTCCTACTTCAAACAGCTCTAAACATGTTCCATGACCGATTGCAATCAATCCAAACTTGTAGCGCAAACTACAAGATATTTTGTAGTCTGCAGTGAGTGGGTTAATTGCACACAGATAGCGAAATTTGAAAGTCTGGATACTTCTCGTACCGAGATATCGTACATTAGTTCGTCGTTATTAGTTTTAACATTTCCATTAACGTtgtttacagtgggtgtagaaggtattctaaatataaaaaatatataatataaaaaaaattatgtaaaattgtaatttatatttcacagaaaagttttttttgagaaattgatcggcgcacgaatacattctacacttACTGTATGTGAGAAAAAAGGgaaattatttgaacgaaagaaaacagaaCGACGAAATTTCTGATCGGTAGTTCTCGAGCGATCGTTCGAGTAGTTTCGTAAGTGGCGCCCACAGGTTCGTGCGTTTCCGTTCTCGCGCATGACTGTCGCGCAGAGGGAGCAGCAGCATAACCCGATTAATCAAAGCCGCGGTCGCTTCGCTTCGAATCAGACGTCTGCCCTCTGTCTCGAGTGGCAGTTTACAGACTTTTTGCGTCGATATATTATCGCTGCTTTGCTCAGTCCCATGTCTCCGACGTATTTGATCCCGCGGCACCTCGAAATGTACGGTGAAGTGTTCATGTAGTATTCGTTGCAACCATAGACACCATTCACGTGCCAGACGAACACCTTATTTCATCCATCCAATCGACATCGTCTCGGGACAACCTCGTGGACTCGCTCGCtctgagaaaagaaaaaaaaaagggctCCAAGACCGTTCATTCAACATGGAGCAGAAGCGCCTTTACAAAATAGTACTGACCGGAGGTAAGCGACGcgcttctttaataaatatcactCGCTGTCATGTCTTCCATGTGCCGTAATTACCCTCCGGGAGTATCGTGTTTTTTCGCACGACCAAACGGATGCGTCCATGCTTGTTGGTTTATTTGGTACGCTCGCAGACAGAAATGTGCTCGAATGAGGCAATACCATACGCATCTATGGAAACCACGTGTTCGCGCGAACTTCTTTGCGATCGTGCCTTATTCGTATCTTTTTGTCGCGTTCCTCCTCTCTGTACCCGAATTGCTACTTGCAAGAGAGCaggaaaacaaattatttcgtgCGCTTCTCGTTCCCCTGACACGTTACTCTGTGCACGTTGCATCACGAGCGATGAGCTCGTGCGAAAATATCGATTCAGTTTACGTGTAACGTGGCGAAAATTGTATCGGACGTTCTACAAGTGAATTCGAGTGCATTTAAATAGGTCTATTTATCGTTGTATATGTTGCGCGTTGTTTATAAATCACGAATGTTGAATGACCCGATTTTATTACCATTACTACTTAGTactatttattactattaaagtatagaaaaaaatatttctatgtttTGACACACACTAAAGAACGGTTTAATGaacacatgaaaaatatttcgagataacaaaaaaaaaaatggcggcggttcgaaaattttggtgTAGGCCTTCGGCACGAAACGCGCGTGGACTATACCATCGTTATATCCTTTAGGTTgcatgtgaaaaagaaaaaaaaagtattagattgtttctggagtttgtcgcaagagagaaattggattttttttttaccattaagaaaattacGGCGAgctgaagaattttttttttatttttcaccgaaaaataaaaaaaaaactactacTCAAGTAATtgcaaaaatccattgctactc contains:
- the LOC128881147 gene encoding kelch domain-containing protein 10 homolog isoform X2 encodes the protein MYKFKPFVFIKHKSNSVERPKPRSGHRIVCDHKYLYSYGGFNPCISDDDPDMQNDQTWISSKPLFKEVWKFNLVSQQWWRFPRQHNMPNELASNAVILSGNTLMVYGGTGVPFGDRCSNRLYLCNLENGTMHIVPAKGYLPDPHYGQAIILRGWYLYTVGGTTGYEYTCDIHRFDFRTGVWEKVYICSGRDQNEPAGRYRHELAFDGKLIYVLGGGTASESFGFLEIPAFDLEMNKWIILNTYGDNEDNTVPKPRRCHGSVQYTDENTGVTSVVISGGYNEDHIFSDVWKLDLKHLQWTCLRQCKLPCPVYFHSAALTPEGRMYTFGGIVKIHNRVVRTDAVHSVWLKIPKLSEVYL
- the LOC128881147 gene encoding kelch domain-containing protein 10 homolog isoform X1 → MYKFKPFVFIKHKSNSVERPKPRSGHRIVCDHKYLYSYGGFNPCISDDDPDMQNDQTWISSKPLFKEVWKFNLVSQQWWRFPRQHNMPNELASNAVILSGNTLMVYGGTGVPFGDRCSNRLYLCNLENGTMHIVPAKGYLPDPHYGQAIILRGWYLYTVGGTTGYEYTCDIHRFDFRTGVWEKVYICSGRDQNEPAGRYRHELAFDGKLIYVLGGGTASESFGFLEIPAFDLEMNKWIILNTYGDNEDNTVPKPRRCHGSVQYTDENTGVTSVVISGGYNEDHIFSDVWKLDLKHLQWTCLRQCKLPCPVYFHSAALTPEGRMYTFGGIVKIHNRVVRTDAVHSVWLKIPKLSEVCWQALIHYFPHLCRKSPDQLLLIGIPLKFVQRIDSYDF
- the LOC128881147 gene encoding kelch domain-containing protein 10 homolog isoform X3; protein product: MYKFKPFVFIKHKSNSVERPKPRSGHRIVCDHKYLYSYGGFNPCISDDDPDMQNDQTWISSKPLFKEVWKFNLVSQQWWRFPRQHNMPNELASNAVILSGNTLMVYGGTGVPFGDRCSNRLYLCNLENGTMHIVPAKGYLPDPHYGQAIILRGWYLYTVGGTTGYEYTCDIHRFDFRTGVWEKVYICSGRDQNEPAGRYRHELAFDGKLIYVLGGGTASESFGFLEIPAFDLEMNKWIILNTYGDNEDNTVPKPRRCHGSVQYTDENTGVTSVVISGGYNEDHIFSDVWKLDLKHLQWTCLRQCKLPCPVYFHSAALTPEGRMYTFGGCKDRCGSFCLVKNT